Proteins from a genomic interval of Kitasatospora kifunensis:
- a CDS encoding ATP-dependent DNA ligase gives MLLAHLARTSREVAATSARSRKTALLAELFRATEPAEAPTVITYLAGRLPQGRLGVGWKVLADPVPPATEASLTVRQVDAALNRLAAVRGAGAQLERRRQLVELLAAATAGEQEFLIRLIGGEVRQGALDALAVEALAVAAGAPAEQVRRAVMLGGTLGAVAQALLADGPAVLTRFRLTVGRPVLPMLAQSAKSVEEALERLGPCAVEEKLDGIRIQVHRDGPVVHVYTRTLEEITDRLPEVVAAALALPLERAVLDGEVIALDAHGRPRPFQQIAGRVGSRLDVTGATESLPLSPVFFDLLALDDQDLLDLPTERRHAELARLVPEPLRVRRLVASAPAAESTRQAAAAFAAAALDGGQEGVVVKALDAPYSAGRRGASWLKVKPVHTLDLVVLAAEWGHGRRAGRLSNLHLGARRADGSFAMLGKTFKGLTDATLAWQTEHLERLAVERPPWGVRVRPELVVEIAFDGVQSSTRYPEGVTLRFARVLRYRTDKSAGEADTVEAVRALLPEEI, from the coding sequence ATGCTGCTGGCCCACCTCGCCCGGACCTCGCGCGAGGTCGCCGCCACCTCGGCCCGTTCCCGCAAGACCGCGCTGCTGGCCGAGCTGTTCCGGGCCACCGAACCGGCCGAGGCGCCCACCGTGATCACCTATCTGGCCGGACGGCTGCCGCAGGGGCGGCTCGGGGTGGGCTGGAAGGTGCTCGCCGATCCCGTCCCCCCGGCCACCGAAGCGAGCTTGACGGTGCGTCAGGTGGATGCCGCGCTGAACCGGCTCGCCGCCGTGCGCGGCGCCGGCGCCCAGCTCGAACGGCGGCGCCAGCTGGTCGAGTTGCTGGCCGCCGCCACCGCCGGCGAGCAGGAGTTCCTGATCCGGTTGATCGGCGGCGAGGTGCGCCAGGGCGCGCTGGACGCGCTCGCGGTGGAGGCGCTGGCGGTGGCGGCCGGCGCACCCGCCGAGCAGGTGCGCCGGGCGGTGATGCTCGGCGGCACGCTGGGAGCGGTGGCCCAGGCGCTGCTGGCCGACGGCCCTGCGGTCCTGACGCGGTTCCGGCTGACCGTGGGCCGCCCGGTGCTGCCGATGCTCGCGCAGAGTGCGAAGAGCGTCGAGGAGGCGCTGGAACGGCTCGGCCCGTGCGCGGTGGAGGAGAAGCTGGACGGCATCCGGATCCAGGTGCACCGCGACGGCCCGGTGGTGCACGTCTACACCAGGACCTTGGAGGAGATCACCGACCGGCTCCCCGAAGTGGTCGCCGCCGCACTGGCGTTACCCCTCGAACGGGCCGTGCTGGACGGCGAGGTGATCGCGCTGGACGCCCACGGCCGGCCCCGTCCCTTCCAGCAGATCGCGGGGCGGGTCGGCTCCCGCCTGGACGTGACCGGCGCCACCGAGTCGCTGCCACTCTCCCCCGTCTTCTTCGACCTGCTGGCGCTGGACGACCAGGACCTGCTGGACCTGCCGACCGAGCGGCGGCACGCCGAACTGGCCCGACTGGTGCCCGAACCGCTGCGGGTGCGCCGCCTGGTGGCGAGTGCCCCGGCGGCGGAGTCCACCCGGCAGGCGGCCGCCGCGTTCGCCGCCGCCGCACTGGACGGCGGGCAGGAGGGGGTGGTGGTCAAGGCACTGGACGCCCCGTACTCGGCGGGTCGGCGCGGGGCGTCCTGGCTGAAGGTGAAGCCGGTGCACACGCTGGACCTGGTGGTACTGGCCGCCGAGTGGGGGCACGGGCGCCGGGCCGGGCGACTGTCCAACCTGCACCTGGGGGCGCGGCGGGCGGACGGCTCCTTCGCGATGCTCGGCAAGACCTTCAAGGGGCTGACCGACGCGACCCTCGCCTGGCAGACCGAGCACCTGGAGCGACTCGCGGTGGAGCGGCCGCCCTGGGGCGTGCGGGTGCGCCCCGAACTGGTGGTGGAGATCGCCTTCGACGGCGTGCAGAGCTCGACCCGCTACCCCGAGGGGGTCACGCTGCGCTTCGCCCGGGTGTTGCGCTACCGGACGGACAAGTCGGCCGGCGAGGCGGACACCGTCGAGGCCGTGCGGGCACTGCTCCCCGAGGAAATCTGA
- a CDS encoding NAD(P)-dependent oxidoreductase, with protein sequence MSKITVFGANGTIGSRIVREALNRGHQVTAVVRDPAKITETHPALTVTQGDVLDPASVSAAAAGQDVLVSAVGGGDGPGHLATIEPSAKSLVAGLRALGDDAPRLIAVGGAGSLRTPDGKQVWDKEGLPEFLLQIMHAHGDALDFYRTVSDVAWTSLSPAATIAPGERTGGYRTALEDLIIGADGTSRISTEDYALALVDEIEQPAHLGERFTVGY encoded by the coding sequence ATGTCCAAGATCACCGTCTTCGGCGCCAACGGCACCATCGGCAGCCGCATCGTCCGTGAGGCCCTGAACCGCGGCCACCAGGTCACCGCCGTGGTCCGCGACCCCGCCAAGATCACCGAGACGCACCCGGCGCTCACCGTCACCCAGGGTGACGTTCTTGACCCGGCCTCGGTCAGCGCCGCGGCCGCCGGGCAGGATGTGCTGGTCAGCGCGGTCGGCGGCGGGGACGGCCCGGGCCACCTGGCCACCATCGAGCCCTCCGCGAAGTCCCTGGTGGCCGGCCTGCGGGCGCTGGGCGATGACGCGCCGCGGCTGATCGCGGTCGGCGGCGCCGGCTCGCTGCGCACCCCCGACGGCAAGCAGGTCTGGGACAAGGAGGGCCTGCCCGAGTTCCTGCTGCAGATCATGCACGCGCACGGCGACGCGCTGGACTTCTACCGCACCGTCAGCGACGTGGCCTGGACCAGCCTCAGCCCGGCCGCGACGATCGCCCCCGGCGAGCGCACCGGCGGCTACCGCACCGCGCTGGAGGACCTGATCATCGGCGCGGACGGCACCAGCCGGATCTCCACCGAGGACTACGCCCTCGCGCTGGTCGACGAGATCGAGCAGCCGGCGCACCTGGGCGAGCGCTTCACCGTCGGCTACTAG
- a CDS encoding MarR family winged helix-turn-helix transcriptional regulator encodes MPDPAPQPRTAAQAAADPRIQAIGVLFNTSALMERLLGSAIQRAAGISHSMFEVLLILAAQPEGTAMSRLSDGLVLTSGGATRLIDRMVEAELVTRAPSPADRRVQLVSMTELGERALVAAAAAHTREADRLMHGALSSTEAADLVQALDRLGRHARAELPPLG; translated from the coding sequence GTGCCGGATCCCGCCCCGCAGCCCCGCACCGCAGCGCAGGCTGCCGCCGACCCGCGGATCCAGGCCATCGGCGTGCTGTTCAACACCTCCGCGCTGATGGAGCGGCTGCTGGGCAGCGCGATCCAACGCGCCGCGGGGATCAGCCACTCGATGTTCGAGGTGCTGCTGATCCTGGCCGCCCAGCCCGAGGGCACCGCGATGAGCCGGCTCTCCGATGGCTTGGTGCTCACCAGCGGCGGCGCCACCCGGCTGATCGACCGCATGGTGGAGGCCGAGCTGGTGACCAGGGCGCCCTCCCCCGCCGACCGCCGGGTGCAGTTGGTGAGCATGACCGAGCTGGGCGAGCGGGCCCTGGTCGCCGCCGCGGCGGCGCACACCCGCGAGGCCGATCGGCTGATGCACGGCGCCCTGTCCAGCACCGAGGCCGCGGACCTGGTCCAGGCGCTGGACCGGCTGGGCCGCCACGCCCGCGCCGAACTGCCACCACTGGGCTGA
- a CDS encoding Rv1733c family protein codes for MRRNTDSHPGPDRPGEPNRLVTPRRRVLGTARYHLRCALGGDLGPLGRPLDRSRSRATLLLVLGLLTALLLGSLLTARGVAGAAARAAARTAQLHRIEAVVTGPARPDATSAGFRFNGGDGVIVTWTYPAGHTASGRLDLPHSAGQGSLLPIWVTDQGALADPPPSGLGLSLLAVGMGSGVWLLATATVLAGYGLRRRALERRSRRQWASGWAAVEPHWSGRLDGHPGNTSP; via the coding sequence GTGCGGCGCAATACTGATTCCCACCCTGGGCCGGATCGGCCAGGCGAGCCGAACCGACTGGTCACGCCCCGGCGTCGGGTGCTCGGTACGGCCCGATACCACCTGCGCTGCGCGCTGGGCGGCGACCTCGGTCCGCTCGGTCGTCCGCTGGACCGCTCCCGCAGCCGGGCCACGCTGCTCCTGGTCCTCGGGCTGCTGACCGCGCTGCTGCTCGGCTCCCTGCTGACCGCCCGCGGCGTGGCCGGCGCGGCCGCCCGGGCCGCGGCCCGTACCGCCCAACTGCACCGGATCGAGGCGGTGGTGACCGGTCCGGCCCGCCCCGACGCCACCTCGGCCGGCTTCCGCTTCAACGGTGGCGACGGGGTGATCGTGACCTGGACCTACCCCGCCGGGCACACCGCGAGCGGTCGGCTCGACCTGCCGCACTCCGCCGGCCAGGGCAGCCTGCTGCCGATCTGGGTGACCGACCAGGGCGCGCTCGCCGACCCGCCGCCCTCCGGCCTGGGCCTGTCCCTGCTGGCGGTGGGGATGGGCAGCGGTGTCTGGCTGCTGGCGACCGCGACCGTGCTGGCCGGCTACGGGCTGCGCCGACGCGCCTTGGAGCGCCGCAGCCGGCGCCAGTGGGCCAGCGGCTGGGCGGCGGTCGAGCCGCACTGGTCGGGACGGCTGGACGGACACCCGGGCAACACCTCGCCCTGA
- a CDS encoding VOC family protein — translation MKYDKVVTGGPCWVELGTADPAVAKVFYSGLFGWRAETDPRPEAGGYTTLLRGEAPVAAVSPLYAPEQPTAWSVSFAVPDTDAAAVAVSRAGGRLVVEPMDIFDAGRFAVAADPSGAVFALWQARAFQGAEVLNEPVSLGWVELYTRDLPAVAAFYPEVFGWSVNAGVDYTQWGIDGSDFGGVRRLGEEVAPEVPSHWLPYFAVAHVDATVHRAGRLGAKVLMGPTDLPGGRRIAMLSDRQGALFGLYLAGADG, via the coding sequence GTGAAGTACGACAAGGTGGTCACCGGCGGGCCGTGCTGGGTGGAACTGGGGACGGCCGACCCGGCCGTCGCCAAGGTGTTCTACAGCGGGCTCTTCGGCTGGCGGGCCGAGACCGATCCCCGGCCGGAGGCCGGCGGCTACACCACGCTGCTGCGTGGCGAGGCACCGGTGGCCGCCGTGAGCCCGCTCTACGCCCCCGAACAGCCCACCGCCTGGAGCGTGTCGTTCGCGGTGCCCGATACCGACGCCGCCGCGGTGGCGGTGAGCAGGGCGGGCGGGCGGCTGGTGGTGGAGCCGATGGACATCTTCGACGCGGGCCGGTTCGCGGTGGCCGCCGACCCGTCGGGCGCGGTCTTCGCGCTCTGGCAGGCCCGCGCCTTCCAGGGGGCGGAGGTGCTCAACGAGCCGGTCTCGCTCGGCTGGGTCGAGCTGTACACCCGGGACCTGCCGGCGGTCGCCGCCTTCTACCCCGAGGTCTTCGGCTGGAGTGTCAACGCCGGTGTCGACTACACCCAGTGGGGGATCGACGGGTCCGACTTCGGCGGGGTGAGGCGCCTGGGCGAGGAGGTCGCGCCCGAGGTCCCCTCGCACTGGCTGCCGTACTTCGCGGTCGCGCATGTGGACGCCACGGTGCATCGGGCAGGGCGGCTCGGTGCCAAGGTGCTGATGGGGCCCACGGATCTGCCGGGCGGACGGCGGATCGCGATGCTGAGCGACCGGCAGGGCGCCCTCTTCGGCCTCTACTTGGCCGGTGCCGACGGGTGA
- a CDS encoding helix-turn-helix transcriptional regulator produces MTDTPARLLNLLSLLQTPREWPGSELAERLGVSSRTIRRDVERLRELGYPVQASRGAVGGYRLAAGKAMPPLLLDDEEAVAIAVGLRTAAGSAVSGIEEASVRALAKLAQVLPARLRHRVTALNAATVPLPGGGPAVDAELLAVLAGAVAGPQRLRFAYRAADGAESRRQVEPHRLVASGHRWYLVAFDNDRDDWRIFRVDRITDAQPTGVRVAPRELPAPDAAAFVATKLRVRAETYRAVVILRLPAAEAARRLGGAPVRLEPLDEQSCRLHTGADTLEWLAFRLLTMGCDFEVEQPAELVGHLRELGGRITRATGGPGRG; encoded by the coding sequence ATGACCGACACGCCGGCCCGCCTGCTCAACCTGCTCTCGCTGCTGCAGACCCCGCGCGAGTGGCCGGGCAGCGAACTGGCCGAACGGCTGGGGGTCAGTTCGCGCACCATCCGGCGCGACGTCGAGCGGCTGCGCGAGCTGGGCTACCCCGTGCAGGCCAGTCGCGGCGCGGTGGGTGGTTACCGGCTGGCCGCCGGCAAGGCGATGCCGCCGCTGCTGCTCGACGACGAGGAGGCGGTGGCGATCGCGGTCGGCCTGCGGACGGCCGCCGGCAGCGCGGTCAGCGGGATAGAGGAGGCCTCGGTGCGGGCGCTGGCCAAGCTGGCCCAGGTGCTGCCCGCGCGGCTGCGACACCGGGTCACCGCGCTCAACGCGGCCACCGTCCCACTGCCCGGTGGCGGGCCCGCGGTCGACGCCGAGCTGCTCGCGGTGCTGGCCGGCGCGGTGGCGGGGCCGCAGCGGCTGCGTTTCGCCTACCGGGCGGCGGACGGCGCCGAGAGCCGGCGACAGGTGGAGCCGCACCGGCTGGTCGCCAGCGGGCACCGCTGGTACCTGGTCGCCTTCGACAACGACCGCGACGACTGGCGGATCTTCAGGGTGGACCGGATCACGGACGCGCAGCCGACCGGGGTGCGGGTCGCGCCGCGCGAACTTCCCGCACCGGACGCGGCCGCGTTCGTGGCGACCAAGCTGCGGGTGCGGGCCGAGACCTACCGGGCGGTGGTGATCCTGCGGCTGCCGGCGGCCGAGGCCGCCCGGCGGCTGGGCGGGGCGCCGGTGCGACTGGAGCCGTTGGACGAGCAGAGCTGCCGGCTGCACACCGGCGCGGACACCCTGGAGTGGCTGGCCTTCCGGCTGCTGACCATGGGCTGCGACTTCGAGGTCGAGCAGCCGGCCGAACTGGTCGGCCACCTGCGCGAGCTGGGCGGCCGGATCACCCGCGCCACCGGTGGACCGGGGCGCGGGTGA
- a CDS encoding MFS transporter: MTSTPPTAADQLLAPPDRRRWIALAIVMMASFMDLVDVTIVNVAIPSIQGNLGASFSAIQWVTAGYALAFAIGLITGGRLGDIYGRKRVFLIGIGGFTLASALCGLAVDPGMLVATRILQGATAALMVPQVLSIIHTSFPANERGKVFGMFGAMVGLGAVSGPLLGALLTEWNLGGLEWRPIFLINLPVGVAGLLLGRRFISESRAAQSLRLDLVGMALAALGLLMLLYPLTQGRDSGWPLWGFVSMGLSLPVLALFVRYERFKARKDGSPLVELSLFKIRSFAGGIGVQLVFGVVCGIFFLVWTLWMQIGLGWSPLRAGVTGVPFSITVSAAAGISVQLLVPRFGRKVLQAGALVMATGVLLYLWEAHRYGAAIHSWQMALPLVVMGLGMGLIVAPLTDAVLAEVPREHAGSASGLINTTQQLGNALGLALVSVAFFGVVDGAAPGRAIGVVFTQAFSHSLWWLVGCLLAVFLLMFALPGSKPAPAEVTEAAADREPLPVG, encoded by the coding sequence ATGACCAGCACACCCCCGACCGCGGCTGACCAGCTGTTGGCCCCGCCCGATCGGCGGCGTTGGATCGCGCTCGCGATCGTGATGATGGCCTCGTTCATGGACCTGGTCGACGTGACCATCGTCAACGTCGCGATCCCCAGCATCCAGGGGAACCTGGGCGCCTCGTTCAGCGCGATCCAGTGGGTCACGGCGGGCTACGCGCTGGCCTTCGCGATCGGCCTGATCACCGGCGGGCGGCTGGGCGACATCTACGGCCGCAAGCGGGTCTTCCTGATCGGCATCGGCGGCTTCACCCTCGCCTCCGCGCTCTGCGGCCTGGCCGTCGACCCCGGCATGCTGGTGGCCACCCGGATCCTGCAGGGGGCCACGGCCGCGCTGATGGTGCCCCAGGTGCTGTCGATCATCCACACCAGCTTCCCGGCCAACGAGCGCGGCAAGGTCTTCGGGATGTTCGGCGCGATGGTGGGCCTGGGCGCGGTCAGCGGCCCGCTGCTGGGCGCGCTGTTGACCGAGTGGAACCTGGGCGGCCTCGAGTGGCGCCCGATCTTCCTGATCAACCTGCCGGTCGGGGTGGCGGGCCTGCTGCTGGGTCGCCGTTTCATCAGCGAGTCGCGGGCGGCCCAGAGCCTTCGCCTGGACCTGGTGGGCATGGCGCTGGCGGCGCTCGGTCTGCTGATGCTGCTCTACCCCCTCACCCAGGGCCGGGACTCCGGCTGGCCGCTGTGGGGCTTCGTCTCGATGGGCCTGAGCCTGCCGGTGCTGGCGCTGTTCGTCCGCTACGAACGGTTCAAGGCGCGCAAGGACGGCTCGCCGCTGGTCGAGCTGTCGCTCTTCAAGATCCGCAGCTTCGCCGGCGGCATCGGGGTGCAGCTGGTCTTCGGGGTGGTCTGCGGGATCTTCTTCCTGGTCTGGACGCTGTGGATGCAGATCGGCCTCGGCTGGAGCCCGCTGCGGGCCGGCGTCACGGGCGTCCCGTTCTCGATCACGGTCTCGGCCGCGGCCGGCATCTCGGTCCAGCTCCTGGTGCCGCGCTTCGGCCGCAAGGTGCTGCAGGCCGGCGCCCTGGTGATGGCCACCGGCGTGCTGCTCTACCTCTGGGAGGCCCACCGCTACGGCGCGGCCATCCACTCCTGGCAGATGGCGCTGCCGCTGGTGGTGATGGGCCTGGGCATGGGTCTGATCGTCGCACCGCTGACCGACGCGGTGCTCGCCGAGGTGCCGCGCGAGCATGCCGGATCGGCCTCCGGTCTGATCAACACCACCCAGCAGCTGGGCAACGCGCTGGGGCTCGCGCTGGTCTCGGTGGCCTTCTTCGGGGTGGTCGACGGGGCGGCGCCCGGACGGGCGATCGGCGTGGTCTTCACCCAGGCCTTCAGCCACTCGCTCTGGTGGCTGGTCGGCTGCCTGCTGGCGGTCTTCCTGCTGATGTTCGCGCTGCCGGGCAGCAAGCCGGCCCCGGCCGAGGTGACCGAGGCCGCGGCGGACCGGGAGCCGCTCCCGGTCGGCTGA
- a CDS encoding universal stress protein: MVDQGRVIVGVSGSVSSLAAVHRAVREAQYRDAELVPVAAWLPSDELLRPLSELEHAARRRLDVIFEQAFGGYPAGLLLRPRVVRAEAGPALLAAADRPDDLLVVGAGRPGRPPAGGPFTLRHGSVARYCHAHARCEVLVVPASDLLADLEHAVHGWSWPTPTRLA; the protein is encoded by the coding sequence ATGGTCGACCAAGGACGGGTCATCGTCGGTGTCAGCGGCTCGGTGAGCTCGCTGGCGGCCGTCCACCGCGCGGTCCGGGAGGCCCAGTACCGGGATGCGGAACTGGTGCCGGTGGCCGCCTGGCTGCCCTCGGACGAGCTGCTGCGTCCGCTGTCCGAGTTGGAACACGCGGCGCGGCGCCGACTGGACGTGATCTTCGAGCAGGCCTTCGGCGGCTACCCCGCCGGGCTGCTGCTGCGACCACGGGTGGTCCGGGCCGAGGCCGGTCCGGCGTTGCTGGCGGCCGCCGACCGGCCGGACGACCTGCTGGTGGTGGGTGCGGGTCGTCCGGGCCGGCCCCCTGCTGGTGGACCCTTCACGCTGCGGCACGGCTCGGTGGCCCGGTACTGCCACGCGCACGCGCGCTGCGAGGTGCTGGTGGTGCCCGCCAGCGACCTGCTGGCCGACCTGGAGCACGCCGTGCACGGCTGGTCCTGGCCCACGCCGACGCGGCTCGCCTGA
- a CDS encoding SpoIIE family protein phosphatase: MTEQPQPHVDPVEALAATGLGCFEWDPATGRFTLDEGGLAVFDLRPEEYSGMVAGLSHRIPVDEVLRLVNLVHEIRTGQSDSYSSYFRIRHRDGSMHWAHTQGQAIYDPGLRVVGVVRDATQELAHSALRLMAEDDRQRQEAALREVAQALGEAFGVDDVVAVLTGDQSMRRLGAQGITLGVVDQGRIRLVGAVGGVNVRMRELHRARLTEPRPLNDVVRSGEPAFFTSRDAFVHHYPDLADQVADSLATAAAFLPLIAQGRPIGALALVYEGKRSFSSHDRTLLTTLASAIAQSLQRAMLVDQSREIAAGLQNAMLPRRLPELTGGALTVRYRTAREGVWIGGDWYDAVPLAEDVVAVAIGDVQGHDTEAAAIMGQLRIAMTAYAAEGHSSSAVLARASAFLAELRADRFATCLYAQVELATGRVRAANAGHLPPLVRHADGTVSRIEVATGLPLGLPVDWAPEGYPHTDFQLAPGDTLVLYTDGLVERPGEDLEVGLARLAQVFGAGPPALPALADHVRDTLGGRLDAEDDAALLLLQRTAHPVDVQEPSRSGSEA, from the coding sequence ATGACCGAGCAACCGCAGCCGCACGTCGACCCGGTGGAGGCGCTCGCCGCCACCGGGCTCGGCTGTTTCGAGTGGGACCCCGCCACCGGGCGCTTCACCCTGGACGAGGGCGGCCTTGCCGTCTTCGACCTGCGGCCCGAGGAGTACAGCGGCATGGTGGCCGGCCTGTCGCACCGGATTCCGGTGGACGAGGTGCTGCGGCTGGTCAACCTGGTCCATGAGATCCGCACCGGGCAGTCCGACTCCTACAGCAGTTACTTCCGGATCCGTCACCGGGACGGCTCGATGCACTGGGCCCACACCCAGGGCCAGGCGATCTACGACCCGGGCCTGCGGGTGGTGGGGGTGGTCCGCGACGCCACGCAGGAGCTGGCCCACTCGGCGCTGCGCCTGATGGCCGAGGACGACCGCCAGCGTCAGGAGGCGGCGCTGCGCGAGGTGGCGCAGGCGCTCGGCGAGGCCTTCGGCGTGGACGACGTGGTGGCCGTGCTGACGGGGGACCAGAGCATGCGCCGGCTCGGCGCCCAGGGGATCACCCTCGGGGTGGTGGACCAGGGCCGGATCAGGCTGGTGGGCGCCGTGGGCGGGGTGAACGTGCGGATGCGCGAGCTGCACCGGGCCCGGCTGACCGAGCCGCGGCCGCTCAACGACGTGGTGCGCTCGGGCGAGCCCGCCTTCTTCACCTCGCGTGACGCCTTCGTGCACCACTACCCGGACCTGGCCGACCAGGTGGCGGACAGCCTGGCCACCGCCGCCGCCTTCCTGCCGCTCATCGCCCAAGGGCGTCCGATCGGCGCGCTCGCCCTGGTCTACGAGGGCAAGCGCAGCTTCAGCAGCCACGACCGGACCCTGCTCACCACGCTGGCCAGTGCCATCGCGCAGTCCCTGCAGCGGGCCATGCTGGTCGACCAGTCCCGGGAGATCGCCGCCGGGCTGCAGAACGCCATGCTGCCGCGCCGGCTGCCGGAGCTGACCGGCGGTGCGCTCACCGTGCGCTACCGCACCGCGCGCGAGGGCGTCTGGATCGGCGGGGACTGGTACGACGCCGTGCCGCTGGCCGAGGACGTGGTCGCGGTGGCGATCGGCGACGTGCAGGGCCACGACACCGAGGCGGCCGCGATCATGGGGCAGCTGCGGATCGCGATGACCGCCTATGCCGCCGAGGGGCACAGCAGCAGCGCCGTACTGGCCCGGGCCTCGGCCTTCCTGGCCGAACTGCGCGCCGACCGGTTCGCCACCTGCCTGTACGCCCAGGTCGAGCTCGCCACCGGGCGGGTGCGGGCGGCCAACGCAGGGCACCTGCCACCGCTGGTGCGGCACGCCGACGGGACGGTGAGCCGGATCGAGGTGGCCACCGGGCTGCCGCTGGGCCTGCCCGTGGACTGGGCCCCGGAGGGCTACCCGCACACCGACTTCCAGCTCGCGCCCGGCGACACCCTGGTGCTCTACACCGACGGCCTGGTCGAGCGGCCCGGCGAGGACCTGGAGGTCGGGCTGGCCCGACTGGCCCAGGTGTTCGGGGCCGGGCCGCCGGCGCTGCCCGCGCTCGCCGATCACGTGCGCGACACCCTGGGCGGGCGGCTGGACGCCGAGGACGACGCCGCGCTGCTGCTCCTGCAGCGTACGGCGCACCCGGTGGACGTACAGGAACCGTCAAGGAGCGGCTCCGAGGCGTAG